One Scophthalmus maximus strain ysfricsl-2021 chromosome 1, ASM2237912v1, whole genome shotgun sequence genomic region harbors:
- the fzd1 gene encoding frizzled-1 — MVLRLRLFLSAPTRCLSLCFLLFLNAGIFPVNGQYGDRGMSVPEHGFCQPISIPLCTDIAYNETIMPNLLGHTNQEDAGLEVHQFYPLVKVQCSPDLKFFLCSMYAPVCTVLEQALPPCRSLCERARQGCEALMNKFGFQWPDSLKCEAFPVHGAGELCVGQNMSDRAEPERSAPAAQPTDRAPSDPALHGQFRCPASLRVPPYLNYRFLGQENCGAPCEPKRSQGMMYFGEEELKFARIWIGIWSVLCCASTLFTVLTYLVDMKRFSYPERPIVFLSGCYTMVSIAYITGFLLEDKVVCNDRFDNDIRTVVQGTKKEGCTILFMMLYFFSMASSIWWVILALTWFLAAGMKWGHEAIEANSQYFHLAAWAVPAIKTITILAVGQVDGDVLSGVCFVGINSVDALRGFVLAPLFVYLFIGTSFLLAGFVSLFRIRTIMKHDGTKTEKLEKLMVRIGIFSVLYTVPATIVIACYFYEQAFREQWERTWVGQTCKTYAVPCPVQSHPNVSPDFTVFMIKYLMTLIVGITSGFWIWSGKTLNSWRRFYTRLANSKQGETTV; from the coding sequence ATGGTTCTCCGCCTCAGACTCTTCCTCTCGGCTCCGACGCGGTGcttgtcgttgtgtttccttctcttcctaAACGCGGGGATCTTCCCAGTGAACGGGCAGTACGGTGACCGGGGCATGTCCGTGCCGGAGCACGGCTTCTGCCAGCCGATCTCCATTCCTCTGTGCACGGACATCGCGTACAACGAGACGATCATGCCGAACCTGCTGGGCCACACGAACCAGGAGGACGCGGGGCTCGAGGTGCACCAGTTCTACCCGCTGGTGAAGGTGCAGTGCTCGCCGGACCTGAagttcttcctctgctccatgTACGCGCCCGTGTGCACCGTGCTCGAGCAGGCGCTGCCGCCGTGCCGCTCTCTGTGCGAGCGCGCGCGTCAGGGCTGCGAGGCGCTCATGAACAAGTTCGGCTTCCAGTGGCCCGACAGCCTCAAGTGCGAGGCGTTCCCGGTGCACGGCGCCGGCGAGCTGTGCGTCGGCCAGAACATGTCGGACCGCGCCGAGCCGGAGCGGAGCGCGCCCGCCGCGCAGCCCACCGACCGCGCGCCCTCGGACCCTGCGCTGCACGGTCAGTTCCGGTGCCCGGCCTCGCTGCGGGTGCCTCCCTACCTGAACTACCGCTTCCTGGGCCAGGAGAACTGTGGCGCCCCGTGCGAGCCCAAGAGGTCCCAGGGGATGATGTACTTCGGCGAGGAGGAGCTCAAATTCGCCAGGATATGGATCGGTATCTGGTCGGTGCTGTGCTGCGCGTCCACCCTGTTCACCGTGCTCACCTACCTGGTGGACATGAAGCGCTTCAGCTACCCGGAGCGACCCATCGTCTTCCTCTCCGGCTGCTACACCATGGTGTCCATCGCCTACATCACTGGATTTCTGCTGGAGGACAAGGTGGTGTGCAACGACAGGTTCGACAACGACATACGGACCGTGGTGCAGGGCACCAAGAAGGAGGGCTGCACCATCCTCTTCATGATGCTCTACTTCTTCAGCATGGCCAGCTCCATCTGGTGGGTCATCCTGGCCCTCACCTGGTTCCTGGCCGCGGGGATGAAGTGGGGCCACGAGGCCATCGAGGCCAACTCGCAGTACTTCCACCTGGCGGCCTGGGCCGTGCCCGCCATCAAGACCATCACCATCCTGGCGGTGGGGCAGGTGGACGGGGACGTGCTGAGCGGGGTCTGCTTCGTGGGCATCAACAGTGTGGACGCCCTGCGCGGGTTCGTGCTGGCGCCGCTCTTCGTCTACCTGTTCATCGGGACCTCCTTCCTCCTGGCCGGCTTCGTGTCCCTGTTCCGCATCCGCACCATCATGAAGCACGACGGCACCAAGACGGAGAAGCTGGAGAAGCTGATGGTGCGCATTGGGATCTTCAGCGTGCTGTACACCGTGCCGGCCACCATCGTCATCGCCTGCTACTTCTACGAGCAGGCCTTCCGGGAGCAGTGGGAGAGGACGTGGGTCGGCCAGACGTGCAAGACGTACGCCGTGCCGTGTCCCGTCCAGAGCCATCCCAACGTGAGCCCCGACTTCACGGTCTTCATGATCAAGTACCTCATGACGCTCATCGTGGGCATCACGTCCGGATTCTGGATCTGGTCTGGGAAGACACTGAACTCGTGGAGGAGGTTTTACACGAGACTGGCCAACAGTAAACAGGGGGAGACCACGGTgtga